The window CAAACCCGAGTGCTATCAAGCCAAGCTGCTTTCGGCAAAGCATCCAGTGGTCAAGCCAGTCTGGGAATCGGCGGTATTTGGTACCTCGGTACAGCTGCAGAATGGCAGCAATAACACCAGGCAGGTACACCACGGCCAGCAGAATCAGTGCTGCTATTGGAAAGATGGTATTTGGAATGGAAATAGCCAGGTAGAATGTGCCGTCTTCCTTTTCATAAACATAAGGATAGATGATGTCTCTGATAACACAGTAGACAAAGAAGAAGACACACAGAACAGCTGACAAGTAGAAGGGGAACTTCCACATTGGAAACAATTGCAGGGGGTAGTTTTCAATTTCACTTGCTGCCATGAGCGATCCTTGGTCCAGAGGAGTGAGTCCGAGAGTACGAACCATATCCATCACTCTGTGCTTGGCTTTGCTGTCATTCCCACAGACAAGCACCTGAGTTGGAAAGAATTATATTTGTGTTTACTCTTCCTTTAATCATTATTTGGAAGGTCAATAGAAATACTGCTTAGAACCAGGACTTGTAGCGAACTGCTCTACCAACAAGGATGTTGCATCACCATATTTAATGAGATGATGCTTTAGACTTACACATGTTGTTGGATAGGTAAGTACTACATGGTTTCAGGCACATCACACTGATGGGACAAGCCTTTTTCTTGGCCTCACAGTGTGAGTAGTTTGATGTTTCTTTTGTATTGGTGGGTGCCACATCACTTATGGAGTGCTTCTAATCTCAATGAATAAAGGAAATAGGCTCATTAAGGTAATGGGAGTGGAAGGGATATCTATCAACAGTTTTAGCTGTATTGTTTTCTAGTTCTAACGAGAGGCTGCTAGAGACTGACATCACTGGGTTCCATCAGTCCAAAAGCTGAGAGTGCAGACAGTGGGAAATAAATCACAACTGATTACCTTACTTGGTTAAGCCCAAGAATACTATTCATGTAGCGTATTAGCGGAATGAAATAGTTAGTGGATATTTTAATTTGGAATTATAGTTTGGAATCTTTGAGGTAAGTACACATTAAAACATTCACTTTTTAGCCtaaacaggtggtggcacagtggtagagcatcagaatgggatgcagaggacccatgtctGGAGTCCATGCTTGAACACAgactcatcggcttgagcacaggctcaccagcttgagcacggggtcgctggcttgagcatggaatcatagacatgaccccatggtcactggcttgaagcccaaggtttctggcttgagcaaggggtcactgtagccccttagtcaaggcacacttgaaaaagtaatcaatgaacaactaagatgctgcaacgaagaactgatgcttctcatctctctccctttctgtctgtctgaccctatctgtccctctctctgactgtcacataaacaaaataaaacaaaaaacattcacTTTTTAAAGGTTGAGTGTAAAGAAAATTCATTGTTTAGTCTTACCTGCCGACTTGCATCCAGTGCTCCTGACTGGAGAGCCCAGGCTGAGATGGTATTAAATGCTTTTACTACATGGGCTCCTGGCATCAGCTCAGCGAGGTGCTCTGCATTAGATTCTGGGTACTGATTGATTTTGAGGTTGTTGCTGACATCGACCAATATTTTTCCACGGAGAACCTCAGTTAGTTCCGTGAGAAAATCGTAATGTTCCCTGTGGATGGCTATGATTATGATGTCAGATTTCTTGGCCGCTTCTGAATAGCTCAAGACTCCTGCACCGTTGGGCAACAGACTGGACATCCTGGGGTTTCGACTTCCAAAAACAATAGAATAGCCACACTGGAGCATTTTAAGTCCCAGCGATCTTCCAAAATCTCCTGTTCCAAAAATACACACGGTTTCTTGCTCCTCTGAAGACACCATTGTAAGGGGAAGCACATCTGCAGACGTTTTCTCCATGACTGAAAgataatgagaaaacaaatacCCACTAAAACATGAGTGCTCTGGGCAGTGGAACAATTAACTATTATCCTCAGAAAACAGTGGTTGACAGATGTTGTTTTAAGCTTCAATGGATTCCCCACAGAATTTGGAAGGAATAAAAATTGTCATATGTATTCTTATGTGTCTTATTAACAAAATCATTGATGAAAAGTTTCTGTTAGGTAAAGACATGCAGtaaaaaaatcaagacatttaCTGGTGGCTACTTTATGCACACGTTTTGCAATGATATTATATTTATAGAACACTTAGAGTTCGGAAAGTTCTCCATCTGCCTGGTTATCTTCTCACTTCTCTAGTCTTTTAtcctattatattattttagaaatatattatttagaaatatatattataataatatatacacatattatttCTCACTGTTATATTAGAGTGAATCTTTGCAAGCAAAACATAGATTTGACATAGTTGCTGGTATTCTTTAATGAGATGGGTGATGTCTTTACTGACATA is drawn from Saccopteryx leptura isolate mSacLep1 chromosome 12, mSacLep1_pri_phased_curated, whole genome shotgun sequence and contains these coding sequences:
- the LOC136383844 gene encoding metalloreductase STEAP4-like yields the protein MEKTSADVLPLTMVSSEEQETVCIFGTGDFGRSLGLKMLQCGYSIVFGSRNPRMSSLLPNGAGVLSYSEAAKKSDIIIIAIHREHYDFLTELTEVLRGKILVDVSNNLKINQYPESNAEHLAELMPGAHVVKAFNTISAWALQSGALDASRQVLVCGNDSKAKHRVMDMVRTLGLTPLDQGSLMAASEIENYPLQLFPMWKFPFYLSAVLCVFFFVYCVIRDIIYPYVYEKEDGTFYLAISIPNTIFPIAALILLAVVYLPGVIAAILQLYRGTKYRRFPDWLDHWMLCRKQLGLIALGFAFLHVLYTLVIPIRYYVRWWVTNETISQAISKKENPFNTTYAWLNDSYLALGILGFFLFVLLGITSLPSVSNVVNWREFRFVQSKLGYLTLILCTAHTLVYGGNSFLNPANLRWYLPSADVIALIIPCTVLVIKCILILPCIDKTLTRIRQGWERNTKFSQSPFNAKTEI